One Chiloscyllium plagiosum isolate BGI_BamShark_2017 chromosome 12, ASM401019v2, whole genome shotgun sequence DNA window includes the following coding sequences:
- the LOC122555490 gene encoding ribose-phosphate pyrophosphokinase 2-like: MSFLLLAPPSEHTMVLCVLETFKIKTFKPIGYWIVEIGESVRGEDVYIIQSGCGEINDNLIELLIMINACKFASSSRVTAVIPCFPYARQDKKDKSRAPISAKLVANMLSVAGADHIITMDLHASQIQGFFDIPVDNLYAEPAVLQWIKENIPEWRNSIIVSPDAGGAKRVTSIADRLNVEFALIHKERKKANEVDRMVLVGDVKDRVAILVDDMADTCGTICHAADKLLSAGATKVYAILTHGIFSGPAISRINNAAFEAIVVTNTIPQEEKMTICSKVRVIDISMILAEAIRRTHNGESVSYLFSHVPL, translated from the exons ATGAGCTTTCTGTTACTTGCACCTCCTTCAGAACATACTATGGTGCTGTGTGTCCTGGAGACATTCAAGATCAAGACATTTAAACCAATTGGATACTGGAT TGTGGAAATTGGGGAGAGTGTGCGAGGAGAAGATGTATACATAATCCAAAGTGGCTGTGGGGAAATCAATGATAATTTGATAGAGCTGTTAATCATGATCAATGCCTGCAAATTTGCATCATCCTCTCGAGTCACTGCAGTTATTCCTTGTTTTCCCTACGCCCGACAAGACAAAAAAGACAAG AGTCGTGCCCCAATTTCAGCCAAGCTTGTGGCCAACATGTTGTCAGTTGCTGGAGCAGATCATATCATCACCATGGATTTGCATGCCTCTCAGATACAG GGCTTTTTTGATATACCTGTGGATAACTTGTATGCAGAGCCAGCAGTACTGCAGTGGATAAAGGAGAATATTCCAGAGTGGAGAAATTCCATAATTGTCTCTCCTGATGCAGGTGGAGCCAAAAG GGTAACATCAATTGCAGATAGGTTGAATGTTGAATTTGCGTTGATCcataaagagagaaagaaggcaaatgaggtagataggatggtgctCGTTGGTGATGTTAAAGATCGAGTGGCCATTCTTGTGGATGACATGGCAGACACATGTGGGACAATATGTCATGCTGCTGACAA ATTGCTGTCTGCTGGTGCTACCAAAGTTTATGCTATCCTTACTCATGGTATCTTCTCTGGCCCTGCCATTAGTCGAATAAACAATGCTGCTTTTGAAGCTATTGTTGTTACAAACACCATTCCGCAAGAAGAAAAAATGACTATTTGCTCAAAAGTTCGG GTGATTGATATATCGATGATCCTTGCTGAGGCAATACGCAGGACCCACAATGGAGAATCTGTGTCATACCTTTTCAGTCATGTTCCTCTGTAA